From Zingiber officinale cultivar Zhangliang chromosome 5B, Zo_v1.1, whole genome shotgun sequence, the proteins below share one genomic window:
- the LOC121987219 gene encoding uncharacterized protein LOC121987219, translated as MFALRGSHLHLFAVDAPLLGSSVLRPARRSSPIRRICSLSSSASFSPHSRLRIPNAPRSTAAQDGTYLLFAICYLLFGCRGRPRPIPGSFTSSQSIPAPTTEWSPPSRG; from the exons ATGTTCGCTCTCCGTGGCAGCCATCTCCATCTGTTCGCCGTCGACGCCCCTCTCCTCGGTTCATCTGTTCTCCGCCCTGCCCGCAGAAGCTCCCCGATCCGTCGCATTTGCAGCTTATCCTCCTCCGCCTCCTTTTCTCCTCACTCGCGCTTGCGCATCCCCAACGCTCCCCGTTCCACTGCCGCTCAAGACGGAACCTATTTGCTATTTGCTATTTGCTATTTGCTATTTGGGTGCCGAGGTCGACCCCGCCCGATTCCAGGTTCGTTCACAAGCTCACAGTCGATCCCAGCGCCTACCACGGAGTGGAGTCCACCGTCGAGAGG ATGA